The stretch of DNA GAAGATCCATTATCCTGTCGTGGATCCTGGCCTTTTTCGCCGCCGCCACTATCTCGTCTCTGTCGGCGTCCTCTTTTCCAAGCCTTATGTTCTCCTCGACCGAGACGTTGAACAGAAACACCTCCTGCTGGACCATGGAGACCAGATTCAGCAGGTTTCCCTCGCTCATCCGTCCTATCTCCACTCCGCCTATGGTGATGCTTCCCTCGTAGCCCTTCCAGAACCCCATTAGCAGACCGGCCACCGTGCTCTTTCCCGCACCGGAGGCACCCACTATTGCGTTCACCGATTTTTCCCTGAAAAGCAGATCCACCTCGTTCAGCACCTTGCCCCTTTCGTCGTAGCCGAAGCTCACCTTGTCGAAACGGATGTCTCCGGACCGGGCATCCTCCACGGAAACCGTCCTTTTCTCGTCCGGCACGTCAAGAATCGAGTTTATGCTCTCCGTAGATCTCTTGAAGATCGTGCCGGTATACTGGATGACGTGCAATTTCAGAAAAAATCCCGTAAAGGCACCCACCAGGGCGATAGTCAGAAGGTACTCGTAGCCGCTCAGACGGCCGCCTTTCATCAGATAACAAGCGGTTATCATGGCGGCGGCCACGCCGGACTCCATTACCAAGAGGATGACCCCCATGGGTATGTGCAGACCTAGGGAGGCTTTCTTTATCCATCGGGCGTTGGCCCTTACATCCGCCAGCATCCTCTCCGTCTTGGACTCGTCACGGCCGAAGGCCTTTATCACAGGCATTGTGGAGATGTACTCGACCAGATCCCCGGTGGTCTTCTTCATGCTTTCCTGAAAACGCCTCATTACCTCCGAGTTGGTTTTCTCGATCAGCTTCATCAGTCCCATGGCGAAAGGTATCGGCAGGATCAAGGCTACGCCCAGCCGCCAGTCCAGAACGGTGAACATCATCAGTATTATCGCCACCGGCAGGGCCACGGCGTTGATAGCCTCGGGAAGTCCGTGGGCCAGGTAAAGCTCGACCTGCTCCACATCGTGACTCACGACGTTTACCAGATCTCCGCTCTTTCGCCTCTGGAAAAAGGAAATCGGCAATCCCTTAAGACGTTCCAGGACTGCCAGTCTTATGTCCGAAAGGCAGGAATAGGCGACGTCGTGAACCTTCCATACCGACAACCCGTAGAAAAAAGCCTTCAGAGCCAGACTCGCACAGATGAGCCCGCCGTACAGCCATATTTCCCTCGCGTCCGATACGGAACGGTCCATCAACCCCATCACCAGTCTCAGGGAGAGACAGAGGGGCACTATGCCGAACAGGGCGTTCAACATGACCAAGGTCCCCCCTGCCATGGCTTTCGACCGATATTTATGAATTACGTCGTTGCTTTTATCCATCGTTTATCTCCTCTTTTGCTAGACAGACGAACAATCGAGCAAGGGGGATCCCCGCTACAGGATCCTACTGCTCTCCTCGTTCAGCACCTCGAGGAACCTTCGGACGACCAACGCGTCCCCGTCCTCGCCCTTTTTCAATATGTCGTAGACCTTTCCGAACAGCTTCTCGGAGAAGATCTCGTGCCCTCTATAAGCCGTCCATCCCCTCTCCGTAAGCTCGAAGAAAACCTCCTTGCGGTTATCTCGAGCCCTTGTCTTTACTATGTAACCCTTCTCCAGGAGTTTCTTGACGAACTTGGAGACCGAACTCTTGGACACACCCAGCAACTCGGCCAACTCCGTAAGGTTGGAGTTCGGATTTCCTCCTACGGCCACGATCGTATGGATCTCGGTGGAGTAAAGAAGATCATCCGTACCGAAATCCTTCGGTTTGCTTTCCAACTCTTTGAACCTGTTATGGACGCTGAACATCAGCTCGGCTATCTCCCTGTAGACTTTGAGTCTGTCCTCCATGTTCCCATCAAACTCCATTCATTAGTTAGTAAGAGCTTACTTCATTTCAGCAATATAGTACGCCTGGCTAACTATTTTTGTCAAGCCATCGGAGATAAGATAAAAGGAATACCCCCTTGTCGTAGAGTCAGAGGGGGTATTCACCGCAGAAATCAGGAACGAACTTTTTCTCTCACCCATTTACTGGAGATATCGCAGAGGTAGGGGACCATCTCGGCAAGCCAATCGGGAACTTCTTCCAGATGCCTTTTCAGAGGAAGCAGATCATCGGCAAAGATAGGCTCGGCTCCCTCTATCGCCGTGCCCTGTTGAGCTCCTACAACGCCTTTGGAGGAAAACTCTATGCTGTTATTCCTTCGTTCTTCGTGTTTGCCGAAGTTCAACCGCTTTTCCAGAAGTTTTTCGTGCAGAGGAGCGTCGAAGGTGGCCTCCATGGACACCCATTCATCCGAAAGTCGAACCTCCGGATAGGTGTGCAGGAAGCTATCGGGCCACAGTTTATAGGCTCCCGGATGAAGAAGATCCTCCAAGGCCTCCTTCCGAACCTCCATGAAGTGCAGTCTGGATGGGATACCCGCGGCTTTCGCCATATCCTTCAGGAGAACCGCCTTGTTCATGCAGGAACCACGACCCATCGTAAGGACCTCATCGGAGGACACCAGCATTCCAGACATCATGTCGAAGACTATCTCGTCTCTCACGAAAAGATATATTTTTTCCATCTTCTCGATGTCCGTAGAGCAATCCTTCACCAAATTCTCCGTTATAGTAGTCACCTTGTTCAAGATAAAAACCCCTTTCTTTAGCTGCTATATTTGATCGTTTCGAACCGTCTTCGTGCCGACAAGAACTCTGATCAGCCCGAGGAGTCGGGCGAAAACGCTTTTTTCCGGATAGAGGACTCTGTACATGGCGGGAATCACGAAAAGGGTCAGTGCGGTCGAGGCGCACAGACCGGATATCATGGCCCAGGCCATGGGAGGCCAGAGGTTGGACGAGGAGAAGGCCAGAGGGAACAGCCCTGCCGCGGTGGTTCCGCTGGTCAGCAGTATGGGACGGATCCGTTCCTCCACCGCCTTCGTGAGAGCTTCGTGAACCGAAAGACCTTTTTTACGCCGAAGCTCCACCACGTCCAACAGCACTATGGCGTTGTTCACAACTATTCCGGCCAGGGCTATCACCCCAAGCAGGGACATCAGGCCGAAGGGTTCCCCGGACAACAGAAGCCCCGGTATGACCCCCAAAGACGCCAGCGGGATAGTTGCCAGGACCATGCCGACCTTGCGGAACGAGCGGAACCCCGCCAGAAGTATGCCTACGAGGACTATCAGTCCGAAAGGAGCGGCCAGGCTGAAGGAGCCCTGAGCCTCTCCGGAGGCCTCCGCCTCACCTCCTATCTCGAAACGGACTCCTTCGGGGAGATCCGTCTCAGAAAGAATCGGCAGCAGCCGAGTCATTACGTCGCTGTAGACGTAACCGTCTTCCAGATTGGACTGAACCGCCACGTATCGTTCCCTGTTCCTTCGGGATATAGCCGAGGGATGCCAAGCGATTTCAGTGGGAGCCACGGTCTGAAGAGGAACACCGGTGGAAGAATCCATCAAGACCGAGGAGATACGATCGGCACCGAAAAAGACCCCCTTCTCGGAGCGGAGGACTATAGGCACCGGCTCCTCTTCCTGGCGATATTCACCGGCGGGCAGTCCCAGCGTCCGCCCCGAAAGAACCTGAGCCACCTGATCCCTGTACAGGCCGTAGCGAAACGCCGCCCCGGAGGACACTTCGAACTCCAAAGACGGGTTTCCGTTTCCCAACGTATGCCTCAAGTCCACCATTCCAGGGATCCGTTTCATCGCCTCCATGACCCTCTCCGCTCCGAATCTCAGGTCTTTAAGAGAGTTTC from Dethiosulfovibrio russensis encodes:
- a CDS encoding ABC transporter ATP-binding protein, with translation MDKSNDVIHKYRSKAMAGGTLVMLNALFGIVPLCLSLRLVMGLMDRSVSDAREIWLYGGLICASLALKAFFYGLSVWKVHDVAYSCLSDIRLAVLERLKGLPISFFQRRKSGDLVNVVSHDVEQVELYLAHGLPEAINAVALPVAIILMMFTVLDWRLGVALILPIPFAMGLMKLIEKTNSEVMRRFQESMKKTTGDLVEYISTMPVIKAFGRDESKTERMLADVRANARWIKKASLGLHIPMGVILLVMESGVAAAMITACYLMKGGRLSGYEYLLTIALVGAFTGFFLKLHVIQYTGTIFKRSTESINSILDVPDEKRTVSVEDARSGDIRFDKVSFGYDERGKVLNEVDLLFREKSVNAIVGASGAGKSTVAGLLMGFWKGYEGSITIGGVEIGRMSEGNLLNLVSMVQQEVFLFNVSVEENIRLGKEDADRDEIVAAAKKARIHDRIMDLPDGYDTVVGEGGSRLSGGEKQRISIARMILKDTPIVILDEATAAIDPYNEHLIQMALDSLTKEKTVIVIAHNLKAVRNADSIVVMEDGRVESKGSHDELLKTSRLYREMFDSRIDADRWRLKEEAKAC
- a CDS encoding MarR family winged helix-turn-helix transcriptional regulator, with the protein product MEFDGNMEDRLKVYREIAELMFSVHNRFKELESKPKDFGTDDLLYSTEIHTIVAVGGNPNSNLTELAELLGVSKSSVSKFVKKLLEKGYIVKTRARDNRKEVFFELTERGWTAYRGHEIFSEKLFGKVYDILKKGEDGDALVVRRFLEVLNEESSRIL
- a CDS encoding transglutaminase-like domain-containing protein is translated as MTTITENLVKDCSTDIEKMEKIYLFVRDEIVFDMMSGMLVSSDEVLTMGRGSCMNKAVLLKDMAKAAGIPSRLHFMEVRKEALEDLLHPGAYKLWPDSFLHTYPEVRLSDEWVSMEATFDAPLHEKLLEKRLNFGKHEERRNNSIEFSSKGVVGAQQGTAIEGAEPIFADDLLPLKRHLEEVPDWLAEMVPYLCDISSKWVREKVRS